A single region of the Mesotoga sp. Brook.08.105.5.1 genome encodes:
- a CDS encoding thymidine phosphorylase, whose product MRTYDIIIKKRNGYSNTRDELRSLIRGFVDGYVPDYQMAAWLMAVYFNHLDAEERLCLTEIMTDSGEKIDLSSISGIKVDKHSTGGVGDKVTLVVGPIVAAAGLVFAKLSGRGLGHTGGTIDKLESIPGFKTSLDIDEFKQQSERIGIALAGQTAQVAIADKKLYALRDVTATVDEISLIASSIMSKKLAIDSDGILLDVKIGSGAFMKDLEEAKELALAMIDIGKRKGRTTKAVISDMNQPLGIAVGNSLEVVEAIETLKGKGPNDFSSLCRVIASQMLVVGGVADEDDAQVIVDRMIDSGEAIEKFNEFVDAQGGPKDFSENYESCFDRAAIIEEVRSQVSGYVKSVDAESIGLICMRLGAGRERKEDRIDPAVGMRVLKKIGDRVEKGETIAIVYANQRDRFERETVAIRDCFCVSEERVQAPPIVYEVL is encoded by the coding sequence ATGAGAACTTACGACATAATCATCAAGAAGAGAAACGGCTATTCCAACACTAGAGATGAACTACGATCGCTGATACGGGGTTTTGTAGATGGCTATGTTCCAGACTATCAGATGGCGGCGTGGTTAATGGCCGTGTATTTCAATCATCTTGATGCAGAAGAAAGACTTTGTCTGACAGAGATCATGACTGACTCAGGAGAAAAGATCGATCTTTCGTCCATTAGTGGCATAAAAGTCGACAAACACTCTACCGGAGGAGTGGGCGACAAAGTGACTCTGGTAGTTGGACCGATCGTTGCGGCAGCAGGACTGGTTTTCGCAAAGCTGTCGGGAAGAGGTTTGGGTCACACAGGAGGAACGATCGACAAACTGGAATCGATTCCGGGCTTCAAGACTTCACTTGATATTGATGAATTCAAGCAGCAATCAGAACGAATAGGAATTGCTCTTGCAGGTCAAACCGCACAGGTAGCCATCGCTGACAAGAAGCTCTACGCTTTGCGAGACGTTACGGCCACAGTTGATGAGATTTCACTAATCGCCTCAAGCATAATGAGCAAGAAACTAGCTATCGATTCCGATGGAATTCTTCTTGACGTCAAGATCGGTTCGGGCGCCTTCATGAAAGACCTTGAAGAGGCTAAAGAACTTGCGTTGGCGATGATAGACATTGGAAAAAGAAAGGGAAGAACCACGAAGGCTGTAATAAGCGATATGAACCAGCCACTGGGAATCGCTGTAGGAAACTCGCTTGAGGTAGTGGAAGCAATAGAAACTCTTAAAGGGAAAGGTCCAAATGATTTCAGCTCGCTTTGCAGAGTGATTGCAAGCCAGATGTTGGTAGTTGGCGGTGTTGCAGACGAAGATGATGCACAAGTAATCGTTGATCGCATGATCGACTCTGGTGAAGCCATCGAAAAGTTCAACGAATTCGTCGATGCTCAAGGAGGACCAAAGGATTTCTCGGAGAACTATGAGAGTTGTTTTGACAGGGCCGCCATCATCGAAGAGGTGAGATCTCAGGTGAGCGGATATGTGAAATCGGTTGATGCCGAATCAATTGGATTGATCTGCATGAGGCTTGGCGCAGGGAGAGAACGAAAGGAAGATAGAATAGACCCGGCTGTGGGTATGAGAGTTCTTAAGAAGATTGGAGACAGAGTTGAGAAGGGGGAAACGATCGCCATAGTCTATGCTAATCAAAGGGATAGGTTTGAGAGGGAAACTGTAGCAATTCGCGATTGTTTTTGTGTTTCGGAGGAGAGAGTGCAGGCTCCTCCGATAGTCTACGAGGTACTGTAG